In Arthrobacter citreus, a single genomic region encodes these proteins:
- a CDS encoding histidinol dehydrogenase, which yields MFKYFKFKINDTVQFVKNDGHFYRVIGYRIEKSIYLNDEYSSIIYELLREFDGLQVDAEEEELVSVSNFDEFYGSMFEKLGTFTIKFAKKQEEVNKTSIEEGSSVDELLDKYNDYRRLAILFKDCLYDLAAENVLNELVDYSESKKDYTH from the coding sequence ATGTTTAAGTATTTTAAGTTTAAAATAAATGATACTGTTCAATTTGTAAAGAACGATGGCCATTTCTATCGAGTTATTGGATACAGGATCGAAAAAAGTATTTATTTAAATGATGAGTACAGCAGCATTATTTACGAACTCTTACGAGAATTTGATGGTCTACAAGTTGACGCCGAAGAAGAAGAATTAGTAAGTGTATCAAACTTCGATGAGTTTTACGGATCAATGTTTGAGAAATTAGGAACATTTACAATTAAGTTTGCTAAAAAACAAGAGGAAGTAAATAAGACAAGCATTGAAGAAGGCTCATCTGTGGACGAACTATTAGATAAATATAATGACTACCGAAGACTGGCAATCCTTTTTAAAGATTGTCTTTATGATTTAGCTGCTGAAAATGTTTTAAATGAACTCGTTGACTACTCAGAATCAAAAAAAGATTACACGCATTAA
- a CDS encoding YitT family protein, whose protein sequence is MILIGSFILATTLYHFHYQNNLAEGGFIGIALLVKNSFNISPSITTLILDIPIILLAGLYLGKKLLINTTLGAISFSVFYSIIEKTSHFTFHFGNHLWIPAILGGIFAGLGLGLILRSGGATGGDDLITIIMSKKSKISIGKVYFIFDAVILLCSLSYLSWNEVGYTILSVAICAKVTELVYEGKVQNKSVAIKTNEKRLHA, encoded by the coding sequence ATGATTTTAATTGGTTCATTTATTTTAGCCACTACACTTTACCATTTTCATTATCAAAACAATCTTGCTGAGGGTGGATTTATTGGCATTGCTTTATTAGTCAAAAATTCGTTTAATATATCCCCTTCAATTACAACATTAATTCTTGATATTCCGATTATCTTATTGGCAGGATTGTATTTAGGTAAAAAATTATTAATTAATACAACACTCGGCGCAATTTCATTTTCAGTGTTTTATTCTATAATAGAAAAAACATCACATTTTACATTTCATTTTGGAAATCATTTATGGATTCCCGCTATATTAGGTGGAATTTTCGCTGGACTTGGATTAGGGCTAATTCTTAGAAGTGGTGGAGCAACTGGTGGAGATGACTTAATAACAATTATAATGAGCAAAAAATCAAAAATTTCAATAGGTAAAGTATATTTTATATTTGATGCTGTGATTCTACTTTGTTCTCTTAGTTATCTTTCATGGAATGAAGTAGGTTATACAATACTCTCAGTCGCTATTTGTGCAAAAGTAACTGAATTAGTATATGAAGGTAAAGTTCAAAATAAATCCGTTGCAATTAAAACGAATGAAAAAAGATTACACGCTTAA
- a CDS encoding RluA family pseudouridine synthase: protein MEIMNQNPWFKVEISKVHENQTVESYLKSAWQFPKKLLHELRMAKGCMINGEAKPWNMVLKSGDLVEIRLFIEEDYGVIPQEQSIDICFEDEHLLVVNKPYGMDTHPNEKGQLNTLANGVAFHFQNKGLKTKVRHIHRLDKDTTGGVVFAKHALSSAILDSMLSQRKIKRTYTAIVEGNVKLPKGTINEAIGRDRHHPTRRRVSPKGDKAITHYKKIKYISKLNVTVLECLLDTGRTHQIRVHLSFLGYPLVGDQLYGGKQKILNRQGLHASNVSLKHPFTDEIVSISIPFPKDIQQIINEK from the coding sequence ATGGAAATTATGAATCAAAATCCTTGGTTTAAGGTTGAAATAAGTAAAGTGCATGAGAATCAAACCGTAGAATCGTATTTGAAAAGTGCATGGCAATTTCCAAAGAAGTTGCTTCATGAATTAAGGATGGCAAAAGGCTGTATGATAAATGGAGAAGCAAAGCCTTGGAATATGGTACTAAAGAGTGGTGACCTTGTTGAAATCCGATTGTTTATAGAAGAAGATTATGGTGTTATTCCACAAGAGCAATCAATCGATATTTGCTTTGAAGATGAACATTTATTGGTGGTAAATAAACCGTATGGAATGGACACACATCCAAATGAAAAAGGACAATTAAACACATTAGCAAATGGTGTAGCCTTTCATTTTCAAAATAAAGGCTTGAAAACTAAAGTTCGACATATCCATCGTCTTGATAAAGACACTACTGGTGGAGTCGTATTCGCTAAACATGCCTTGAGTAGTGCAATTCTAGATTCAATGTTAAGTCAGCGGAAAATAAAACGTACATATACAGCAATTGTTGAAGGAAATGTCAAATTACCAAAAGGAACAATTAATGAGGCCATTGGAAGAGACAGACATCATCCTACTAGAAGAAGAGTTTCACCTAAAGGTGATAAAGCCATTACGCATTATAAAAAAATTAAGTATATTTCAAAGCTAAATGTAACGGTTTTAGAATGTCTTTTAGATACAGGAAGAACACATCAAATCCGTGTTCATTTAAGTTTTTTAGGTTATCCATTAGTAGGAGATCAATTATATGGTGGAAAACAAAAAATATTGAATCGTCAAGGACTACACGCAAGCAATGTGTCGTTAAAGCATCCTTTTACAGATGAAATAGTATCAATATCTATTCCATTTCCTAAGGACATACAGCAAATAATTAACGAAAAGTGA
- the adhE gene encoding bifunctional acetaldehyde-CoA/alcohol dehydrogenase has product MAVQEKIVNEISSASEMVNELVVKGQKALKEFESFNQDQINEIVHSMVLAGLDQHMPLAKMAVEETGRGVYEDKIIKNIFATEYIWNSIKDNKTVGIISEDQQAGITEIAEPVGVIAGVTPTTNPTSTTLFKAIIAIKTRNPIIFAFHPSAQNCSREAAKIVRDAAVKAGAPENCVQWIEVPSIEATKCLMNHVGVALVLATGGAGMVKSAYSTGKPALGVGPGNVPCYIEKSAEIKCAVNDLILSKTFDNGMICASEQAVIVDEEIYDEVTAELEANNCYFATIEDKKKLEKLVINEATCAVNGDIVGKSAYEIAKLAGVSVPVDTKILIVECDNVGANEPLTREKLSPVLAIIKVNDKEEGFKRCEEMLELGGLGHSAVIHSSNEEIQKEFGLRMKACRVISNAPSAHGGIGDLYNAFIPSLTLGCGSHGKNSVSTNVTTVHLLNIKKLGRRNMNMQWVKLPPKIYFEKYSTQYLEKMPNVKKAFIVTDEAMVKLGYVDVIKYYLEKRQENIQIEIFSDVEPDPSDVTVMKGADRMRAFEPDTIIAFGGGSAMDAAKGMWMYFEYPETTLDGPKQKFLDIRKRAYKYPKLGRKAQFVAIPTTSGTGSEVTPFAVITDKANNIKYPLADYELTPDVAIIDPQFVSTVPKSITADTGMDVLTHAIEAYVSVLANDYTDGLALQAIKLVFKYLPRAYKDGNDSEAREKMHNASAIAGMAFANAFLGINHSLAHKIGAEFHIPHGRANAILMPHVIGYNAKKPTKFTAFPKYKHFIADERYAEIARFLGLPATTTEQGVESLISAVIKLSKELNINMSIESQGVSEKEFKEKVAYLADRAFEDQCTTANPKLPLVKELEEVYMNAFKGC; this is encoded by the coding sequence ATGGCTGTTCAAGAAAAAATTGTAAATGAAATTAGTAGCGCTTCTGAAATGGTAAATGAATTAGTAGTAAAAGGACAAAAAGCATTAAAGGAATTTGAAAGTTTTAATCAAGATCAAATCAATGAAATCGTACATTCGATGGTTCTAGCTGGTTTGGATCAACATATGCCACTAGCAAAAATGGCAGTTGAGGAAACAGGCCGTGGAGTTTATGAGGATAAAATAATTAAAAATATTTTTGCAACAGAATATATATGGAATTCAATAAAAGATAATAAAACGGTTGGAATCATAAGTGAAGATCAGCAAGCAGGAATAACTGAAATAGCAGAGCCTGTTGGTGTAATTGCAGGTGTAACTCCAACAACTAATCCAACATCAACAACATTATTTAAAGCAATAATTGCAATTAAAACTAGAAATCCAATTATTTTTGCATTCCATCCTTCAGCACAAAACTGTAGTAGAGAAGCAGCAAAAATAGTACGTGATGCTGCAGTTAAAGCTGGAGCACCAGAGAACTGTGTGCAATGGATTGAAGTGCCCTCTATAGAAGCAACAAAATGTTTAATGAATCATGTAGGAGTAGCTCTTGTATTAGCAACTGGAGGAGCGGGCATGGTTAAATCAGCCTATAGTACAGGAAAGCCCGCTTTAGGTGTTGGACCAGGAAATGTACCTTGCTATATTGAAAAATCTGCTGAAATCAAATGTGCAGTTAATGATCTAATTCTCTCAAAAACATTTGATAATGGAATGATTTGTGCATCTGAACAAGCAGTAATTGTTGATGAAGAAATTTATGATGAGGTAACCGCAGAATTAGAAGCAAATAATTGTTATTTTGCAACAATAGAAGATAAAAAGAAATTAGAAAAGCTAGTGATTAACGAGGCAACTTGTGCTGTTAATGGGGACATTGTCGGTAAATCAGCTTATGAAATTGCAAAATTAGCTGGAGTAAGTGTTCCGGTGGATACAAAAATTTTAATCGTAGAATGTGACAATGTAGGTGCAAATGAACCTTTAACAAGAGAAAAACTAAGTCCAGTTTTAGCAATAATAAAAGTAAATGACAAAGAAGAAGGCTTTAAACGATGTGAAGAAATGTTAGAGCTTGGTGGATTAGGACATTCTGCAGTTATTCACAGTAGTAATGAAGAAATTCAAAAAGAATTTGGATTAAGAATGAAAGCATGTCGTGTAATATCAAATGCTCCTTCAGCTCATGGTGGAATTGGTGATTTATATAATGCATTTATTCCTTCATTGACACTAGGCTGTGGATCTCACGGTAAGAACTCTGTATCAACAAACGTAACTACAGTTCATCTATTAAATATAAAAAAATTAGGAAGAAGAAATATGAATATGCAATGGGTCAAGCTACCACCAAAAATTTACTTTGAAAAATATTCAACTCAGTATTTAGAAAAAATGCCAAATGTCAAAAAAGCATTTATTGTAACTGACGAAGCAATGGTCAAACTTGGTTATGTTGATGTGATTAAATATTATTTAGAAAAGAGACAAGAAAATATTCAAATTGAAATCTTTTCAGATGTAGAACCAGATCCTTCAGATGTTACTGTAATGAAGGGTGCAGACAGAATGAGGGCATTTGAACCAGATACAATTATTGCGTTTGGTGGCGGTTCAGCAATGGATGCTGCTAAGGGGATGTGGATGTATTTTGAATATCCAGAAACTACTTTAGACGGACCTAAGCAAAAGTTCTTAGACATTCGAAAAAGAGCTTATAAATATCCAAAATTAGGTCGAAAAGCTCAGTTTGTTGCGATTCCAACTACTTCAGGTACTGGCTCAGAAGTAACGCCTTTTGCTGTAATTACAGATAAAGCAAATAATATTAAATATCCTCTAGCGGATTATGAGTTAACACCAGATGTTGCAATTATTGACCCTCAGTTTGTGTCAACAGTTCCTAAAAGCATTACTGCAGATACAGGAATGGATGTATTAACACATGCTATAGAGGCTTATGTAAGTGTATTAGCGAATGATTATACAGATGGACTTGCTTTACAAGCGATCAAATTAGTATTTAAATATTTACCTAGAGCTTATAAAGATGGAAATGATTCTGAAGCACGTGAAAAAATGCATAATGCATCAGCAATAGCGGGAATGGCATTTGCAAATGCATTTTTAGGAATTAACCATAGCTTGGCTCATAAAATCGGTGCGGAATTCCATATTCCACATGGCAGAGCAAATGCGATCTTAATGCCACACGTAATAGGATATAATGCCAAAAAACCAACTAAATTTACTGCTTTCCCTAAATATAAGCATTTTATTGCAGATGAACGCTATGCAGAAATTGCACGCTTTTTAGGACTTCCGGCTACGACAACAGAACAAGGCGTTGAGAGTCTAATCTCAGCAGTCATTAAGTTATCGAAGGAATTAAATATAAATATGAGTATCGAATCACAAGGTGTATCTGAAAAAGAATTTAAAGAAAAAGTAGCATATTTAGCTGATCGTGCTTTCGAAGACCAATGCACAACTGCAAATCCAAAACTACCTCTAGTAAAGGAATTAGAAGAAGTTTATATGAATGCTTTTAAAGGCTGTTAA
- a CDS encoding MarR family transcriptional regulator, producing the protein MLAENDKLLIDDLTSLMIRVRKNWQKTDEEVKNPLTPPKYLLLYLIYKNQKLSASDLGKQMGLSSGSITTAVNKLVSNHLLTRKRDIRDRRVTWLELTDEGKQIIEDMFNIRQELWLTLFEKLSKDERDQFHLLLNKLTSN; encoded by the coding sequence TTGTTAGCTGAAAACGATAAACTTCTGATTGATGATTTAACTAGCTTAATGATTCGAGTTCGAAAAAACTGGCAAAAAACAGATGAGGAAGTTAAAAACCCCTTAACTCCACCAAAATACTTACTATTGTATTTAATATATAAAAATCAAAAACTTTCAGCTTCAGACCTTGGAAAACAAATGGGTCTTTCTTCAGGTTCAATAACAACCGCTGTAAATAAATTGGTAAGTAATCATCTACTTACTCGTAAAAGAGATATCCGAGATCGCAGAGTGACTTGGCTTGAACTCACAGATGAAGGAAAACAAATAATTGAGGACATGTTCAACATTCGACAAGAGCTTTGGCTTACATTATTCGAAAAGCTATCAAAAGATGAAAGAGATCAATTCCATCTATTATTAAACAAATTAACTTCAAACTAA
- a CDS encoding copper homeostasis protein CutC, translating to MLLEVIATTVKDAIDAEKFGANRIELVTGIKEGGLTPSYATIKQVTQNVSIPVHVMIRPHSRSFIYDSYDQEVILNDIEVCKELGATGIVFGALTEENLIDEVLLKKVTARVKNMNFTFHRAIDDSDHILEAINTLMQYPEITHVLTSGGVDSAIDGKETIKKMVELTKNSNIKILAGSGLSIENISDFIEYTNVEEIHFGSGVRKNNSAIDVIDSSSMENLLKKFVR from the coding sequence ATGTTATTAGAAGTAATTGCAACTACTGTAAAAGATGCGATAGACGCAGAAAAGTTTGGTGCAAATCGAATCGAACTAGTTACCGGAATAAAAGAGGGTGGTTTAACACCGAGTTATGCTACGATTAAGCAAGTCACACAAAATGTATCAATTCCCGTTCATGTTATGATTCGCCCACATAGTCGATCTTTTATTTATGATTCATATGATCAAGAAGTCATCCTAAATGATATTGAAGTATGTAAAGAACTTGGAGCTACAGGGATTGTTTTTGGAGCTTTAACTGAAGAAAATTTAATAGATGAGGTACTTTTAAAGAAGGTAACAGCTCGTGTGAAAAATATGAATTTTACGTTTCATCGCGCGATTGATGATTCAGATCATATTCTAGAGGCCATTAATACATTAATGCAATATCCAGAGATTACACATGTTTTAACTTCAGGCGGTGTTGATAGTGCAATTGATGGAAAAGAAACGATTAAAAAAATGGTCGAACTTACAAAAAATTCGAATATAAAAATTTTAGCGGGAAGCGGCCTATCAATTGAAAATATTTCAGATTTCATCGAATATACGAATGTGGAAGAAATTCATTTTGGTTCAGGGGTTCGAAAAAATAATTCTGCAATTGATGTAATTGATTCATCTTCAATGGAAAATTTGTTAAAAAAGTTTGTACGTTAA